In Bacillota bacterium, the sequence ACGACGGTCAGATTAAAAAAGTCGCCAACAGCACCTTTATTATAACTCCATATAATGTTGATATAATGGGTGACCTGCTGGATGAGCTTGAGAGTACCGGCGTTTTCTATTAACGGAGGTATATGATGCCATCGGTCTTAACCTTTTTATATTTTATTTTGAGTTATATAATTGATTTTTTATATATCCTTATAATCGCGCGTGCGGTAATGTCATGGTTTCCTCTTAGGGGAACACTGCTTCATATTTATGAAATTATACACGTATTAACTGAACCAATGCTTCAGCCGATAAGAAAGCTGCTATCGAGGATAGATGTTCTTCGCGGCATGCCTATCGACTTTTCACCAATAGTTTTGCTTATTATACTGGGCTTTATTGATAGGATCTTCTTGTTTTGGAGGCCCTAGCTTATTTTAAAAGGTGGGGAAGACATGTTAAAACCGTCCGATTTAAGAAACAGGACGTTTAAAAAAAATCTTGGCGGTTACAATGCGGCTGAGATCGATGAATACTTAGGTGAATTGCTTCACGACTATGAGCGGCTTTATACCGAAAATGCAACTCTTTCTGAAACGGTTAAAAAGCTTGCGGCTATGGTTGCTGCATATAAAAAAGATGAGGAAGCAATCAAAATCGCGGTTGACAATGTTAAGCTATTATGCGACAGCCTTATTATGGAGGCTAATGAAAAATCTGAAAGTATCATGCAGGATACAATCAGCAAAAGAGATGAAATATTATCGTCTCTTGATAGAGTGATAAAAGAAAAACGCGGAGAAATTAAAAAATTAAACGACGATATAAAGGCTTATAAGGAGAAACTTGTTTTTCATTATAAGATTCATTATGATAGCATTATCAAGCTTCCGCTGTTTGATTCAGAGGATATGCTAGCAGCAGTGGAAGAGGCGGAGCAGAGGCTTCGCGGAATTAAAAATGAAGATATTACTATTCCAGTAGTAATGACTGAAAATGCCAGCGAAAATAAAGCCGAACCGCAAAATGAAAAAAACGATAAGGAGCAGCACCCGGAAAAACCGAATGAGTCTCCGGAAGATGTCAATGCTCTTAATTATGACACTGAAAAATCCCTTAACGACGAACTTTACGATGAGGAGGAAATCCCCATTGAGTCTTCTTTCAAAGACGATATTCGATTCGGAGAGGATTTTGATATAGATGAACAGGTCGGGCACGGTCTGTTCGGCAGAAAGAAGAAAAACAAAAAGGACTAAAAAGGGAGAAATTATTCATGGCACTTGATTATAACTCGACGCTTAATCTGCCGTCTAAAGATACGGATAAATTATTTCCAATGAGGGCTAATCTGCCGTCACGTGAGCCTCAGATGCTGGATAAATGGGATAAAGAAGACCTTTATAAACAGCTTTTGAAGCATAACGAGGGGAAACCGATGTTTTTGCTTCATGATGGTCCTCCTTATGCAAACGGGACTATTCACCTTGGAACTGCACTAAACAAAGTGCTGAAGGATTTTATTATAAAATATAAAAGCATGACTGGGTTCAAAACCCCTTATGTTCCAGGATTTGATACGCATGGTTTGCCCACCGAACTCAAGGCGCGCAAAAAGGCGGGTATGGAGTCAACCCAGCA encodes:
- a CDS encoding DivIVA domain-containing protein encodes the protein MLKPSDLRNRTFKKNLGGYNAAEIDEYLGELLHDYERLYTENATLSETVKKLAAMVAAYKKDEEAIKIAVDNVKLLCDSLIMEANEKSESIMQDTISKRDEILSSLDRVIKEKRGEIKKLNDDIKAYKEKLVFHYKIHYDSIIKLPLFDSEDMLAAVEEAEQRLRGIKNEDITIPVVMTENASENKAEPQNEKNDKEQHPEKPNESPEDVNALNYDTEKSLNDELYDEEEIPIESSFKDDIRFGEDFDIDEQVGHGLFGRKKKNKKD
- a CDS encoding YggT family protein; protein product: MPSVLTFLYFILSYIIDFLYILIIARAVMSWFPLRGTLLHIYEIIHVLTEPMLQPIRKLLSRIDVLRGMPIDFSPIVLLIILGFIDRIFLFWRP